In a single window of the Streptomyces sp. NBC_00353 genome:
- a CDS encoding ABC transporter substrate-binding protein, with translation MNVRIPRRAAAALAALALPILALPATAAQADGAGTTLRVTMDTSGVDTLNPFLAYFDGALDIFGQVYPSLNSLRPDGSAAPYLADSWTTSADKLSWTFKIHKGLKWSDGRPITAEDAAWTLNLIMTNETAATANGSLVRNFAKVEATDANTLVITTKAPQSNMLYVSTPSSIPIVPKHIWEKHTGDLKSFKNNSFPLVGYGPWKLATYKTEQYAKLDANKDFFLGAPKYDHLLEQQYKTTDAAVAALRSGQIDYVTSMNSTQFKALQSEKDVTAFQTPGHHWTAIEINAGAKTRNEKPIGTANPALADQAVRTAIAYATDKKTLVKKVLNNLGAPGVGYLPPAWSQWAWTPEAGKAVDFDLAKANALLDEAGYKKGKDGVRTAPKSGKKLNLRLGIHSDSTGDAQISSYVKGWLKDIGIEVTIQPFGMTKLNDNLAKGDWDMLMDSWGTGPDPSYMLGIQTCDTRPQDDGTSGSTDSFHCDKAYDKLFQEQIQAFDPAERARIVGEMQDILYRHNQDMILYYDNGLSAARTDTVKGLISGKADAAGVMPTQLAFWNYAKAAPAAKSADSSMSTGTVAAGVGAVAVLGVVGGLAVRRRKAGAGDRE, from the coding sequence GTGAACGTGCGCATACCGCGCAGAGCCGCCGCCGCTCTCGCCGCTCTCGCCCTGCCGATCCTCGCGCTTCCCGCGACCGCCGCCCAAGCCGACGGCGCCGGTACCACCCTCCGCGTGACCATGGACACGTCCGGAGTGGACACCCTCAATCCCTTCCTCGCGTACTTCGACGGCGCGCTGGACATTTTCGGCCAGGTCTACCCGTCGCTCAACTCGCTCCGCCCGGACGGCAGCGCGGCGCCCTACCTCGCCGACTCCTGGACCACCTCCGCCGACAAGCTCAGCTGGACCTTCAAGATCCACAAGGGTCTGAAGTGGTCCGACGGCCGGCCCATCACGGCCGAGGACGCCGCCTGGACGCTGAACCTGATCATGACGAACGAGACCGCCGCCACGGCCAACGGCTCACTGGTCCGAAACTTCGCCAAGGTCGAGGCCACCGACGCGAACACCCTGGTGATCACCACCAAGGCCCCGCAGTCGAACATGCTGTACGTCTCCACCCCCAGCAGCATCCCGATCGTGCCCAAGCACATCTGGGAGAAGCACACCGGCGACCTGAAGAGCTTCAAGAACAACAGCTTCCCGCTGGTCGGTTACGGCCCCTGGAAGCTCGCCACCTACAAGACCGAGCAGTACGCCAAGCTCGACGCCAACAAGGACTTCTTCCTCGGCGCCCCCAAGTACGACCACCTGCTCGAGCAGCAGTACAAGACCACCGACGCCGCGGTGGCCGCGCTGCGCAGCGGTCAGATCGACTACGTCACCTCGATGAACTCCACGCAGTTCAAGGCTCTGCAGAGCGAGAAGGACGTCACGGCCTTCCAGACGCCCGGCCACCACTGGACCGCCATCGAGATCAACGCCGGGGCGAAGACCCGTAACGAGAAGCCGATCGGCACGGCAAACCCTGCACTGGCCGATCAGGCCGTGCGCACCGCGATCGCCTACGCCACGGACAAGAAGACCCTGGTCAAGAAGGTCCTCAACAACCTCGGCGCACCCGGCGTGGGATATCTTCCGCCCGCCTGGAGCCAGTGGGCGTGGACGCCCGAGGCCGGCAAGGCGGTGGACTTCGATCTCGCCAAGGCCAACGCGCTGCTGGACGAGGCCGGTTACAAGAAGGGCAAGGACGGGGTGCGAACGGCCCCGAAGTCCGGCAAGAAGCTGAATCTGCGCCTGGGTATCCACTCCGACAGCACCGGCGACGCGCAGATCTCGTCCTACGTCAAGGGCTGGCTCAAGGACATCGGCATCGAGGTCACCATCCAGCCGTTCGGCATGACCAAGCTGAACGACAACCTCGCCAAGGGCGACTGGGACATGTTGATGGACAGCTGGGGCACCGGCCCCGACCCCAGCTACATGCTCGGCATCCAGACCTGCGACACCCGCCCGCAGGACGACGGAACGAGCGGCTCCACCGACTCCTTCCACTGCGACAAGGCGTACGACAAGCTCTTCCAGGAGCAGATCCAGGCCTTCGACCCGGCCGAGCGCGCGCGCATCGTCGGCGAGATGCAGGACATCCTCTACCGCCACAACCAGGACATGATCCTGTACTACGACAACGGCCTGTCCGCGGCCCGCACGGACACCGTCAAGGGCCTCATCTCCGGCAAGGCGGACGCGGCAGGCGTGATGCCCACCCAGCTGGCGTTCTGGAACTACGCCAAGGCCGCCCCGGCCGCCAAGAGCGCCGACTCCTCCATGTCCACCGGAACCGTGGCCGCCGGTGTCGGTGCTGTGGCGGTGCTCGGCGTCGTCGGCGGGCTGGCGGTCCGCCGCCGCAAGGCCGGCGCGGGCGACCGCGAGTAG
- a CDS encoding C40 family peptidase: protein MPAYGKLRRAGRGFAVAAAAGLLALSTAMPAAAATIPARTNLLSSDCPSTVKQGQLSGCVTELQTLLNFGGASLTVDGDFGPATTAAVQSYQTSKGLTSDGLVGPATKSALYYEDPTVAIDLRSLRCPVDLEPNESDGCVTELQNKLNAHGASLTVDHVLGSGTTNAVRTYQSSVGLAATGVVDPATKAKLYGDPAPQQPADLGSGRYAAVVNFGEQATGQNIQYVWGGGHETDFGPSIGICDGYGGSITPCPADKEVGLDCSGFARWLYWRAGAGDIGQTTKDQVVNPRFTKVTAATAIPGDLVFFGGSASTVHHVGVYTGTVNGVAMMVNAPQTASYVRDDTIASHSDLLGYYHLTG from the coding sequence ATGCCTGCATACGGAAAACTCCGCCGGGCCGGCCGCGGATTCGCGGTCGCGGCGGCAGCGGGACTGCTCGCACTGAGCACCGCGATGCCCGCGGCGGCCGCGACCATTCCCGCACGGACCAATCTGCTCTCCTCCGACTGCCCGAGCACCGTCAAGCAGGGCCAACTGAGCGGCTGTGTGACCGAGCTTCAGACGCTGCTCAACTTCGGCGGTGCCTCGCTGACGGTGGACGGCGACTTCGGCCCGGCGACGACTGCGGCGGTCCAGTCCTACCAGACCTCCAAGGGCCTCACCTCGGACGGTCTGGTCGGCCCGGCCACCAAGTCCGCGCTGTACTACGAGGACCCCACGGTCGCCATCGACCTGCGCAGCCTGCGCTGCCCGGTGGACCTGGAGCCCAACGAGAGCGACGGCTGCGTCACCGAGTTGCAGAACAAGCTCAACGCCCATGGCGCCTCGCTGACCGTGGACCATGTCCTCGGCTCCGGCACCACCAACGCGGTACGCACCTACCAGTCCTCGGTGGGGCTGGCGGCCACCGGTGTGGTGGACCCCGCCACCAAGGCGAAGCTCTACGGCGACCCGGCGCCCCAGCAGCCGGCCGACCTCGGCTCGGGCCGCTACGCGGCGGTCGTCAATTTCGGCGAGCAGGCCACCGGCCAGAACATCCAGTACGTCTGGGGCGGCGGCCACGAGACGGACTTCGGCCCGTCGATCGGCATCTGCGACGGCTACGGCGGCTCGATCACACCGTGCCCGGCCGACAAGGAGGTGGGCCTGGACTGCTCGGGATTCGCCCGCTGGCTGTACTGGCGGGCGGGCGCCGGCGACATCGGCCAGACCACCAAGGACCAGGTGGTCAACCCGCGCTTCACCAAGGTAACCGCTGCCACCGCGATCCCCGGTGACCTGGTGTTCTTCGGCGGCTCGGCGTCGACCGTGCACCACGTCGGGGTCTACACCGGCACCGTGAACGGGGTGGCGATGATGGTCAACGCCCCGCAGACGGCCTCGTACGTGCGCGACGACACCATCGCTTCGCACAGCGACCTGCTCGGCTACTACCACCTCACCGGCTGA
- a CDS encoding glycoside hydrolase domain-containing protein, whose amino-acid sequence MRLPRPPRAHLRAATTVLTALAALSTAALATAAAPAGAADGAKDVSYRGYHVRVPSSWPVIDLAAHPDTCVRFDRHAVYLGHATDAGQATCPAGLVGRTEALVIEPLDATGRKSVDGSTRIAPKGAARAAAPRTGGAPSGRIRQAVPAAGVLVTASVGADDAAAQTILDSADLDAGAEAVTLSAAPAGRAEAMSASASAVAAQPGTYTGLGFDPCAAPSNAQMSAWSASPFRAIGVYISGISAACDQPNLTAPWIQTQTSAGWHIIPIHVGLQAPCNTFSHKVSSTLATAASQGHSEAQEAVAAAAALGLPQGSVLYDDMEAYDQTNTACSNAVMTFLSAWTEELHSSGYLSGVYTSATSMADLAGEYTTGTYTMPDHIWFARWNGKADNDATPYVPDEYWADHQRIHQLSGDTDETWGGVTINIDRDYLDVGVGPFAGSCTASLDFSAYGSISAGSSGGLVSAAQCLLMRQGYFTGTVDGAFGSGTTSAVQSFQSAKSLPVTGTVDSHTWTALLSAGTRPTLQSGSTGTDVKRLQRALIAARGQTLSIDGDFGPATTTAVKAYQTAQGLTSDGIVGNLTWSALQAGK is encoded by the coding sequence ATGAGACTGCCCAGACCACCACGAGCGCATCTGCGCGCCGCAACCACCGTGCTCACCGCGCTGGCCGCACTGAGCACCGCCGCCCTGGCCACCGCCGCAGCACCGGCCGGCGCCGCCGACGGCGCCAAGGATGTCTCCTACCGGGGCTATCACGTACGTGTGCCCAGCAGTTGGCCGGTCATCGACCTGGCCGCGCACCCCGATACCTGTGTGCGCTTCGATCGCCACGCGGTCTACCTCGGCCACGCCACCGATGCCGGTCAGGCCACCTGCCCGGCCGGGCTGGTCGGCCGCACCGAAGCGCTGGTGATCGAACCGCTGGACGCGACCGGCCGGAAGTCGGTGGACGGCTCCACCCGCATCGCACCCAAGGGCGCTGCCAGGGCCGCGGCACCGCGGACCGGCGGTGCGCCGTCCGGGCGGATACGCCAGGCGGTGCCGGCAGCCGGAGTGCTGGTCACCGCCTCGGTGGGTGCGGACGATGCCGCCGCGCAGACCATCCTGGACAGCGCGGACCTGGACGCCGGCGCCGAGGCGGTGACCCTGTCCGCAGCCCCGGCGGGCCGGGCCGAGGCCATGTCCGCGTCCGCGTCCGCCGTCGCCGCACAGCCCGGCACGTACACGGGTCTCGGCTTCGACCCGTGCGCCGCACCGTCCAACGCGCAGATGTCCGCCTGGTCCGCCTCGCCGTTCCGGGCCATCGGGGTGTACATCAGCGGCATCAGCGCCGCCTGCGACCAGCCGAACCTGACCGCGCCGTGGATCCAGACGCAGACCTCGGCGGGCTGGCACATCATCCCCATCCATGTGGGACTGCAGGCGCCGTGCAACACCTTCAGCCACAAGGTGTCGTCCACCCTTGCCACCGCCGCGAGCCAGGGTCACAGCGAGGCGCAGGAAGCCGTCGCCGCCGCTGCCGCACTCGGGCTGCCGCAGGGCAGCGTGCTCTACGACGACATGGAGGCGTACGACCAGACCAACACCGCATGCAGTAACGCGGTGATGACCTTCCTCAGCGCCTGGACCGAGGAACTGCACAGCAGCGGCTACCTCTCCGGCGTCTACACCTCCGCCACCTCCATGGCCGACCTGGCCGGGGAGTACACCACCGGCACCTACACGATGCCGGACCACATCTGGTTCGCCCGCTGGAACGGCAAGGCCGACAACGACGCCACGCCCTACGTTCCCGACGAGTACTGGGCCGACCACCAGCGCATCCACCAGCTCAGCGGGGACACCGACGAGACCTGGGGCGGCGTGACGATCAACATCGACCGCGACTACCTGGACGTCGGCGTGGGGCCGTTCGCCGGTTCCTGCACGGCGAGCCTCGACTTCTCGGCGTACGGATCGATTTCTGCGGGTTCCTCCGGCGGCCTGGTCAGCGCCGCCCAGTGCCTGCTGATGCGCCAGGGGTACTTCACCGGCACCGTGGACGGGGCCTTCGGCTCGGGCACCACGAGCGCCGTCCAGTCCTTCCAGAGCGCCAAGTCGCTGCCGGTCACCGGCACCGTCGACTCCCACACCTGGACCGCCCTGCTGTCCGCGGGCACCAGGCCGACCCTCCAGTCGGGCTCCACCGGCACCGACGTCAAGCGTCTGCAGCGCGCGCTGATCGCGGCCCGCGGTCAGACGCTCAGCATCGACGGCGACTTCGGCCCGGCGACCACCACCGCGGTCAAGGCGTACCAGACCGCCCAGGGCCTGACCTCGGACGGGATCGTCGGCAATCTGACCTGGTCCGCCCTGCAAGCCGGCAAGTAA
- a CDS encoding acyl-CoA thioesterase, producing the protein MTFFVDVTVRGYELDTQGHLNQAVYLQYAEHARWELLRAAGLPQEKLLAGGVGPVALEVTVKFLRELRGGERVRVTCQFVYGSGKTFEVVQKIIKEDGAVAAEITGVAGMLDLTARRLIADPAGHLASLAGNPDLLSG; encoded by the coding sequence ATGACCTTCTTTGTTGACGTGACGGTGCGCGGCTACGAGCTCGATACGCAGGGACATCTGAACCAGGCGGTCTATCTGCAGTACGCAGAGCACGCCCGGTGGGAGCTGCTGCGAGCCGCCGGCCTGCCGCAGGAGAAGCTGCTGGCCGGCGGCGTGGGTCCGGTCGCGCTCGAAGTGACGGTGAAGTTCCTGCGGGAGCTGCGGGGCGGTGAACGGGTGCGGGTGACCTGTCAGTTCGTCTACGGCAGCGGAAAGACCTTCGAGGTGGTGCAGAAGATCATCAAGGAGGACGGCGCGGTCGCGGCGGAGATCACGGGCGTGGCGGGCATGCTCGACCTGACCGCCCGCAGGCTCATCGCCGATCCGGCCGGCCATCTCGCCTCGCTCGCCGGAAACCCGGACCTGCTCAGCGGCTGA
- a CDS encoding ArsR/SmtB family transcription factor: MRIEAVLHALSDPMRLRVVRELAAAEGELTCSRIELPVSKSTSTHHFRVLRESGIISQTYRGTAKMNGLRRDDLEVLFPGLLDSVLAAATMQADRLGEG; encoded by the coding sequence ATGCGCATCGAGGCCGTGCTCCACGCACTCTCCGACCCGATGCGGTTGCGGGTGGTCCGCGAGCTGGCCGCCGCCGAGGGCGAGCTCACCTGCTCCCGTATCGAACTGCCGGTGTCCAAGTCCACATCCACGCACCACTTCCGGGTGCTGCGTGAGAGCGGCATCATCAGTCAGACCTACCGGGGCACCGCCAAGATGAACGGGCTGCGCCGCGACGACCTGGAAGTACTCTTCCCCGGCCTGCTCGACAGCGTTCTCGCCGCCGCGACCATGCAGGCGGACCGGCTCGGCGAAGGCTGA
- a CDS encoding FAD-dependent oxidoreductase, giving the protein MLRVAVVGSGPSGVYTAQCLVQQSRVPDVRVDVLDRLPCPYGLVRYGVAPDHEKIKSLQNSLRTVLEHERITFLGNVQVGGDGLPPDRLSELYHAVVYCVGAATDRGLGIPGEDLPGSHSATEFVSWYSAHPDSAADNFALRARSVVVIGVGNVAVDVARILARSAEELRPTDVPHPALGALAGSRVREVHMAGRRGPSQARFTTKELRELGGLPGARVVVDRAELARDPAYVSAGAPSDSAVQLPAVARRNIEVLRGWAEADVPAAGPAPVRTIHLRFFLRPVELLERNGRVAGVRFARTAPDGGGGIKDTGAYEEIDAQLVLRAVGYRGLPLPGLPFDPARGTVPHLAGRVLRDGVPSPGEYVAGWIKRGPTGVIGSNRSCAKETVASLLDDAPLLAGRPAAPDPVAALRAWGLQPVEWGGWQSIERAEAALGRSLGRGPVKIPDWAGLLEAAHSDRR; this is encoded by the coding sequence GTGCTTCGTGTCGCCGTCGTCGGCTCCGGACCCAGCGGGGTCTACACCGCGCAGTGTCTGGTCCAGCAGTCCCGGGTGCCCGATGTCCGGGTGGACGTACTGGACAGGCTGCCCTGCCCGTACGGCCTCGTGCGTTACGGCGTCGCCCCCGACCACGAGAAGATCAAGTCGCTGCAGAACAGTCTGCGGACCGTCCTGGAGCACGAGCGGATCACCTTTCTCGGCAACGTCCAGGTGGGCGGGGACGGGTTGCCACCCGATCGGCTGAGCGAGCTCTACCATGCGGTGGTCTACTGCGTCGGGGCGGCGACCGACCGCGGTCTCGGCATTCCCGGCGAGGATCTGCCCGGCAGTCACTCGGCGACCGAGTTCGTCTCGTGGTACAGCGCGCACCCCGATTCGGCTGCCGACAACTTTGCTCTGCGGGCCCGTTCGGTCGTGGTGATCGGGGTCGGCAATGTGGCGGTCGACGTGGCGCGGATCCTCGCGCGCAGCGCCGAGGAGCTGCGGCCCACCGATGTCCCGCACCCGGCGCTCGGTGCGCTGGCCGGCAGCCGGGTGCGCGAGGTGCACATGGCGGGCAGGCGCGGACCGTCCCAGGCCAGGTTCACCACCAAGGAGCTGCGCGAGCTGGGCGGGCTGCCGGGGGCGCGGGTCGTGGTGGACAGGGCGGAGCTGGCCCGCGATCCGGCGTACGTCTCCGCCGGGGCGCCGTCGGATTCAGCGGTGCAGCTGCCGGCGGTGGCGCGGCGCAATATCGAGGTACTGCGCGGGTGGGCGGAAGCCGATGTCCCTGCTGCCGGGCCGGCCCCGGTGCGCACGATCCACCTGCGGTTCTTTCTGCGCCCGGTCGAGCTCCTCGAACGAAACGGGCGGGTCGCCGGGGTGCGGTTCGCGCGTACCGCACCGGACGGCGGCGGCGGAATAAAGGACACCGGTGCGTACGAGGAGATCGACGCCCAGCTCGTTCTGCGGGCCGTCGGCTACCGCGGGCTGCCGCTGCCCGGTCTGCCGTTCGATCCGGCCCGCGGCACCGTGCCCCATCTGGCGGGGCGGGTGCTGCGCGACGGGGTGCCGTCGCCCGGCGAGTACGTCGCGGGGTGGATCAAGCGGGGGCCGACCGGAGTGATCGGCTCGAACCGGTCGTGTGCAAAGGAGACGGTCGCGTCGCTGCTGGACGACGCACCGCTCCTCGCAGGACGGCCGGCGGCCCCCGATCCGGTGGCCGCGCTGCGGGCGTGGGGACTGCAGCCGGTGGAGTGGGGCGGCTGGCAGTCGATCGAGCGGGCGGAAGCCGCGCTGGGGCGGTCGCTCGGCCGTGGGCCGGTGAAGATCCCGGACTGGGCGGGACTGCTGGAGGCGGCACACAGCGACCGGCGCTGA
- a CDS encoding DUF305 domain-containing protein: MPMEEALLIRHQVVQVRRSLVVAAVAAAALSLSACDAGGGDHDANARAGGGPSVVAPGKPGEPAQTLSAEEAAKATVDDTPNSADFRYVQLMIQHHAQALELTALVPSRSSSIPVKRLAERISAAQKPEIGAMEGWLKHNGGEKHTGGHDHAGMPGMATQAQLKQLRAAEGKAFDEIFLKLMITHHQGAITMATDALSEGNNVQVEEMADDVVAQQTVEIDRMRALSS; encoded by the coding sequence ATGCCAATGGAGGAAGCCTTGTTGATACGCCATCAGGTTGTGCAGGTGCGCAGATCCCTGGTCGTCGCCGCCGTCGCGGCCGCCGCGCTCTCCCTCTCCGCGTGCGATGCGGGCGGCGGAGACCATGACGCGAACGCGCGGGCGGGCGGGGGCCCTTCGGTCGTTGCACCTGGCAAGCCCGGGGAGCCCGCGCAGACACTGTCCGCCGAGGAGGCGGCGAAGGCCACCGTGGACGACACTCCCAACTCGGCCGACTTCCGCTACGTACAGTTGATGATTCAGCACCACGCCCAGGCGTTGGAATTGACGGCCCTGGTGCCGTCCCGTTCCTCGTCCATCCCGGTCAAGCGACTCGCCGAGCGCATCTCCGCGGCCCAGAAGCCGGAGATCGGTGCCATGGAAGGATGGCTCAAACACAATGGCGGCGAGAAGCACACGGGCGGCCATGACCACGCCGGGATGCCCGGCATGGCGACGCAGGCGCAGCTGAAGCAGTTGCGCGCGGCCGAGGGCAAGGCCTTCGACGAAATCTTCCTGAAGCTGATGATCACCCACCACCAGGGAGCGATCACGATGGCGACCGATGCCCTCTCGGAGGGGAACAACGTTCAGGTCGAGGAGATGGCGGACGACGTCGTCGCCCAGCAGACGGTCGAGATCGACCGGATGCGCGCGCTGTCCTCCTGA
- a CDS encoding LVIVD repeat-containing protein has product MTSLHTTQVRRRRLGVAAAAAGLFATLLTAGPAVATPDPGDHPAIGTGLSASQEAVAAAAIEDGEIPGVDEIVHSDNITPLANIPKDALKGLNTDLAFQGKYAFAGNYDGFRIFDISDPRSPKTVAQVLCPGSQNDVSVSGNLLFLSTDSSRSDNSCASTTQPATEKSSWEGMKIFDISDKRNPKYVAAVETACGSHTHTLVPERSSVYVYVSSYSPNETFPDCQPPHDGISVIKVPRKAPEKAAIVNFPVLFPDGGNPGAPTNPGVSKTTGCHDITVLPSKDLAAGACMGDGLLFSIKDPENPKIIDRVQDNVNFAFWHSATFNQKADKVVFTDELGGGGAATCNEEIGPKRGADGIYDIVGRGDHRKLVFRSYFKIDRPQAATEVCVAHNGSIIPVKGRDLMVQAWYQGGVSVWDFTDSSAPKEIAYFERGPVSLDAVTTAGPWSAYYYNGYIYSNDIAKGFDVLKLDDRRTDPAKRVRMPELNVQTQPDYFDH; this is encoded by the coding sequence GTGACTTCGTTGCACACCACCCAAGTGCGGCGCAGACGTCTGGGCGTGGCGGCAGCCGCCGCCGGGCTCTTCGCCACTCTGCTGACGGCCGGACCAGCGGTCGCGACACCCGACCCCGGTGATCACCCGGCCATCGGTACCGGTCTCTCCGCGAGTCAGGAGGCCGTTGCCGCGGCCGCCATCGAGGACGGCGAGATACCCGGCGTGGACGAGATCGTCCACAGCGACAACATCACCCCGCTGGCGAACATCCCGAAGGACGCGCTCAAGGGCCTCAACACGGACCTGGCGTTCCAGGGGAAGTACGCCTTCGCCGGGAACTACGACGGCTTCCGGATCTTCGACATCAGTGACCCGAGGTCCCCGAAGACCGTCGCCCAGGTGCTCTGCCCGGGATCGCAGAACGACGTGTCGGTCTCCGGGAACCTGCTGTTCCTGTCCACCGACTCCTCGCGCAGTGACAACTCGTGCGCCAGCACCACCCAGCCCGCCACGGAGAAGTCCTCCTGGGAGGGCATGAAGATCTTCGACATCAGTGACAAGCGCAACCCGAAGTACGTCGCCGCCGTCGAGACCGCGTGCGGCTCGCACACCCACACGCTGGTTCCGGAGCGCAGCAGCGTGTACGTGTACGTGTCCTCGTACTCGCCGAACGAGACGTTCCCCGACTGCCAGCCGCCGCACGACGGGATCTCCGTCATCAAGGTGCCGCGCAAGGCTCCGGAGAAGGCCGCGATCGTGAACTTCCCGGTGCTCTTCCCGGACGGCGGCAACCCGGGCGCGCCCACCAACCCGGGAGTCTCCAAGACGACCGGCTGTCACGACATCACGGTGCTGCCTTCGAAGGATCTGGCCGCCGGTGCCTGCATGGGTGACGGCCTGCTGTTCTCCATCAAGGACCCGGAGAACCCGAAGATCATCGACCGGGTCCAGGACAATGTGAACTTCGCGTTCTGGCACTCGGCGACGTTCAACCAGAAGGCGGACAAGGTCGTCTTCACCGATGAGCTCGGCGGCGGTGGCGCCGCCACCTGCAACGAGGAGATCGGGCCGAAGCGCGGCGCCGACGGCATCTACGACATCGTCGGCAGGGGAGACCACCGCAAGCTGGTCTTCCGCAGCTATTTCAAGATCGACCGCCCGCAGGCCGCCACCGAGGTCTGCGTCGCCCACAACGGTTCGATCATCCCGGTCAAGGGCCGCGACCTGATGGTCCAGGCCTGGTACCAGGGCGGAGTCTCGGTATGGGACTTCACCGACTCCTCGGCGCCGAAGGAGATCGCGTACTTCGAGCGCGGTCCCGTCAGTCTGGACGCCGTCACGACAGCCGGCCCCTGGTCGGCGTACTACTACAACGGCTACATCTACTCCAACGACATCGCCAAGGGCTTCGACGTCCTGAAGCTCGACGACCGGCGGACCGACCCCGCGAAGCGGGTACGGATGCCGGAGCTCAATGTGCAGACGCAGCCGGACTACTTCGACCACTGA
- a CDS encoding HAD family hydrolase produces MVFKGALFDFSGTLFRVESVRSWLGAVLAEREATVTDEDFDRYVEGLTTAGALPGGPDPERIPDRLAEVWATRDESAERHRAAYTGLARQVGLPDPGLYDALYDRHKSPAAWRPYPDAAEVLGALRTSGARVGVVSNIGWDLRPVFRAHGLDALVDAYVLSYEHGIQKPDPQLFHIACTLVGQDPTDVVMVGDNRHADGGAAALGCEVRFVDHLPVEERPYGLRALGLVP; encoded by the coding sequence ATGGTGTTCAAGGGTGCGCTCTTCGACTTCTCCGGGACCCTCTTCCGTGTCGAATCGGTCCGGTCCTGGCTGGGCGCGGTCCTCGCCGAGCGGGAGGCGACCGTGACCGATGAGGACTTCGACCGGTACGTGGAGGGGCTGACGACTGCCGGGGCGCTGCCGGGCGGCCCGGACCCGGAACGCATTCCCGACCGGCTCGCCGAGGTGTGGGCCACTCGTGACGAGAGCGCGGAACGGCACCGGGCGGCGTACACCGGGCTGGCCCGCCAGGTCGGCCTGCCGGATCCGGGGCTGTACGACGCGCTGTACGACCGGCACAAGTCACCGGCGGCGTGGCGCCCGTACCCGGATGCGGCCGAGGTGCTGGGGGCGCTGCGCACGAGCGGGGCCCGGGTCGGCGTGGTCAGCAACATCGGCTGGGACCTTCGACCGGTCTTCCGCGCCCACGGTCTGGACGCCCTCGTCGACGCCTATGTCCTGTCGTACGAGCACGGCATCCAGAAGCCGGACCCACAGCTTTTTCACATTGCCTGCACGCTTGTCGGACAGGATCCCACGGATGTGGTGATGGTCGGCGACAACCGACACGCGGACGGTGGAGCGGCGGCGCTGGGGTGCGAGGTGCGCTTCGTGGACCATCTGCCTGTGGAGGAACGGCCGTACGGGCTACGGGCGCTCGGGTTGGTTCCATGA
- a CDS encoding phosphatase PAP2 family protein → MRSPSPPLSPPDRTPATVPALGTGIVCGSLALVLLILVTAGWSPLMSLDRTVADGLHRRAVTEPGLVHANRILTDWVWDPWTMRALIAVAVVGLWLRGARMLAGWVAATSLFATLLQQGLKSAVGRERPRWPDPVDSAHYAAFPSGHAMTAVVSCGLLLWLLRRHGAGRRVWWAALTVAWVSGIGVGLTRLYLGVHWLTDVLGGWLLGAAVVAFSIAGFARYEGRGPGGAGGAALPHRP, encoded by the coding sequence ATGCGCTCCCCCTCACCACCCCTTTCCCCGCCGGACCGCACGCCCGCCACCGTGCCGGCCCTCGGAACGGGCATCGTCTGCGGATCCCTCGCCCTGGTGCTGTTGATCCTGGTCACCGCGGGCTGGTCCCCGTTGATGTCGCTGGACCGTACGGTCGCCGACGGGCTGCACCGGCGGGCGGTGACCGAGCCCGGACTCGTCCACGCCAACCGGATCCTGACGGACTGGGTGTGGGATCCCTGGACGATGCGTGCCCTGATCGCCGTCGCCGTGGTGGGGCTGTGGTTGCGCGGCGCCCGGATGCTCGCGGGATGGGTGGCGGCGACGAGCCTGTTCGCCACCCTGCTGCAGCAGGGGCTCAAGTCCGCGGTGGGCCGGGAGCGGCCGCGATGGCCGGACCCGGTGGACTCCGCCCATTACGCGGCATTCCCGTCCGGACACGCGATGACGGCCGTGGTGAGCTGCGGCCTGCTGCTGTGGCTGCTGCGCCGGCACGGCGCAGGGCGGCGGGTGTGGTGGGCGGCGCTCACGGTGGCGTGGGTCTCGGGGATCGGGGTGGGGCTCACCCGGCTCTATCTGGGGGTTCACTGGCTGACCGATGTGCTCGGCGGCTGGCTGCTCGGGGCGGCGGTGGTCGCATTCTCGATCGCCGGGTTCGCACGGTACGAGGGGCGTGGGCCGGGCGGCGCAGGCGGGGCGGCCTTGCCGCATCGTCCCTGA